The following proteins come from a genomic window of Candidatus Obscuribacter sp.:
- a CDS encoding stage II sporulation protein M encodes MNVERWLKTRRVSWQKLEDLLKRVESRGLGSLDRQGLNELGRLYRASSGDLSRARALKLNADLQIYLNNLVVRAHNQVYQTRQSRLSDVIQFLLHGFPAVVQKNMVYVVVAFLLFVLPGLGCYREAVYDVNFAQKEILPGYPIVGEQMWSYIESKKMWTDSVQDNAPAIGGLIATNNIKVSVLAFALGISFGIGTIWILVLNGMLNGTVFGVCHDYGMAHRLMAFVCGHGVIELSCIFISGGAGLMIGYAMLFPGPYKRLDALKAAINPAMKMFAGCVPLLLVAGSIEGLISPRTDIPVETKYAVSLATTAFMMLYLLVPRRDKKPQHLPVDPERKP; translated from the coding sequence ATGAATGTAGAGCGCTGGCTCAAAACCAGACGGGTGTCCTGGCAAAAACTGGAAGACTTGCTCAAACGAGTAGAAAGTCGGGGACTTGGCAGTCTGGACCGCCAGGGTCTCAACGAGCTGGGTCGGCTTTATCGCGCCTCCTCTGGGGATTTGTCGCGGGCGCGGGCTCTTAAGCTTAATGCCGATTTGCAAATCTACCTCAATAATCTGGTGGTGAGAGCGCATAACCAAGTCTATCAGACCCGCCAGAGTAGACTTTCGGATGTCATTCAATTCCTTTTGCACGGTTTTCCTGCCGTAGTGCAAAAAAACATGGTCTATGTGGTTGTGGCCTTTCTTTTGTTTGTTTTGCCCGGTCTTGGATGTTACCGGGAGGCTGTCTATGACGTCAATTTTGCTCAAAAAGAAATTTTGCCCGGCTACCCCATCGTGGGAGAGCAAATGTGGAGCTATATCGAGAGCAAAAAGATGTGGACCGACTCTGTGCAGGATAATGCGCCCGCTATTGGCGGTTTGATTGCTACAAACAATATAAAAGTATCGGTTTTGGCTTTTGCCCTTGGTATTTCCTTTGGTATCGGTACAATCTGGATACTGGTCCTCAATGGCATGCTCAATGGCACTGTATTTGGTGTTTGCCATGATTATGGTATGGCACACAGACTTATGGCATTTGTATGTGGCCACGGCGTAATCGAGCTTAGCTGTATCTTTATAAGTGGTGGAGCGGGACTGATGATTGGTTATGCCATGTTGTTTCCCGGACCATACAAGCGTCTGGATGCTCTCAAAGCGGCTATCAATCCTGCCATGAAAATGTTTGCTGGTTGTGTGCCTTTGCTATTGGTGGCTGGTAGCATAGAGGGTTTGATATCACCGCGCACCGACATCCCTGTAGAGACAAAGTATGCCGTCAGTTTGGCTACTACTGCCTTTATGATGCTCTATCTGCTAGTACCCCGGCGCGATAAAAAGCCCCAGCACTTACCTGTAGACCCTGAAAGGAAGCCTTAG
- a CDS encoding DUF4240 domain-containing protein gives MDEVTFWYLIEQSIEAASAGDGEDLGPQVIALKRLLTQIEDVEELIVFQQILDQLMDQAYNWALWGAAYLMMGGLNDDEFEYFRAGLIMKGKEAYETSLREPDELAEFGLVVPCEEMLYLACEVYEERSDDGAIYDRNTEKVNFEPSGDSFDEHDVDYFKEQYPRLWDLYGQE, from the coding sequence ATGGATGAAGTCACTTTTTGGTATCTCATAGAACAGTCTATCGAAGCTGCCTCCGCCGGTGATGGCGAAGACCTGGGACCGCAGGTGATAGCACTCAAGCGCCTGCTTACTCAAATTGAGGATGTAGAGGAGCTTATAGTCTTCCAGCAGATCCTGGATCAATTGATGGACCAGGCCTACAACTGGGCTCTCTGGGGTGCTGCTTATTTGATGATGGGCGGGCTCAATGACGATGAGTTTGAGTATTTTAGAGCCGGTCTGATTATGAAGGGCAAAGAAGCCTATGAGACCAGTTTGAGAGAGCCTGATGAGCTTGCCGAGTTTGGTCTGGTGGTGCCCTGCGAAGAAATGCTCTATCTGGCTTGTGAGGTCTATGAGGAGCGCAGTGATGACGGCGCTATATACGACAGAAATACAGAAAAGGTCAATTTTGAGCCCAGCGGCGATAGTTTTGATGAGCATGATGTCGATTACTTTAAAGAGCAGTACCCCAGGCTGTGGGATTTGTACGGGCAAGAATAG
- a CDS encoding citrate synthase (catalyzes the formation of citrate from acetyl-CoA and oxaloacetate), producing the protein MSKAGLEDIVAASSSICDVDGTNGRLVYCGYDIHDLAEHSTFEEVVYLLWYGRLPTKTELETLTKGLQTNRRIPADVVKAMKQYPKKALPMEVLRTAVSMLSMYDAEAEDKGREPNVRKAIRLTAQIPTVVAYWDLIRNDKEVVEPKETGSLAYNFLYMLSGGKEPDEVSVKSLDIALILHADHELNASTFAARVAAATETDIYSAVVAAIGALKGPLHGGANQEVIKMLLEIGSLDKVDEHLAKMFANHQKVMGFGHRVYKTEDPRASHLRKMSEELGQRLKETKWFDMSRKIELHVNADKGLNANVDFYSASVYYMLGIKPDLYTPIFAMSRMSGWAAHILEQYANNRLIRPRAEYTGEKNLKYVDMDKR; encoded by the coding sequence ATGAGTAAGGCTGGGCTTGAGGATATAGTAGCCGCGTCGTCGTCCATCTGTGATGTTGACGGCACCAATGGGCGGCTAGTTTACTGCGGATACGACATTCACGATCTGGCGGAGCATTCCACCTTTGAAGAAGTCGTCTATCTGTTGTGGTATGGGCGTCTGCCTACAAAGACCGAGTTAGAGACTCTCACAAAGGGTTTGCAGACCAATCGTCGCATACCTGCTGATGTTGTCAAAGCCATGAAGCAATATCCTAAAAAGGCATTGCCAATGGAAGTCTTGAGAACAGCCGTCTCGATGCTATCGATGTATGACGCTGAAGCTGAAGACAAAGGTCGCGAACCTAATGTCAGAAAAGCAATTCGTCTCACTGCCCAAATCCCCACAGTAGTCGCCTACTGGGATTTGATCAGAAATGACAAAGAAGTCGTTGAACCCAAAGAGACTGGATCTCTGGCATACAACTTCCTTTATATGTTGTCCGGCGGCAAAGAGCCTGATGAAGTCAGCGTCAAATCGCTCGACATCGCTTTGATCTTGCATGCTGACCACGAGCTAAACGCCAGCACCTTTGCTGCACGCGTCGCTGCTGCTACCGAGACCGATATCTACAGTGCTGTAGTCGCTGCTATCGGCGCTCTCAAAGGACCTTTGCACGGTGGAGCCAACCAGGAAGTAATCAAAATGCTTCTTGAGATAGGCTCTCTTGACAAAGTCGATGAGCACTTAGCCAAAATGTTTGCCAATCACCAAAAAGTGATGGGTTTTGGACACCGCGTCTACAAGACCGAGGACCCAAGAGCTTCGCACTTGCGCAAGATGTCCGAAGAATTGGGACAACGTCTCAAAGAAACCAAATGGTTTGATATGTCGCGCAAAATTGAGCTGCACGTCAACGCCGACAAAGGCCTCAACGCCAACGTCGACTTTTACTCAGCTAGCGTGTACTACATGCTGGGCATCAAGCCCGACCTGTACACACCAATTTTTGCCATGAGCCGCATGTCTGGCTGGGCTGCCCACATCCTGGAGCAGTATGCCAACAACCGCTTGATCCGTCCTCGCGCCGAATACACCGGCGAGAAGAATCTCAAGTATGTTGATATGGACAAGCGCTAA
- a CDS encoding HAMP domain-containing protein, whose translation MKKATKTFTRLRVLWSRVPAQKQMLYLGLGCVAALVTFTSWVWVTRAQASINDSVKLFGQGFAEALARGGAEALSNSGDLESLRYYILSQRGKVKTIAYIVFEDNAGNILLDPNSKKDLKTIYPVYKLYKENPENFAVPGIYPSPEGYRSVTNIVVRMHKNGQDLGLCWVGLYNDVFTILGTQQETTNFLITIFCLVGVLGALGVWANYTLINSPLRTLSQGASQIATGHFGHQIKVQRAGKEIDQLVNAFNYMSSRLQLYDKQNVDSLMAERNKFISERNKLELVLMSIADGVMVCDRDNKVQIVNRAATEIFDKEAKDLLGKPLVVCTEGPDQPQICQVVQQFTDINVSPGSLEPIVQQIQLNDLTVRLHTAPIFLNKEVLGSVMIMQDITKQTELEKMKNEFMANVSHELRTPITSIKSYVDTLVNHGEKLDPDIHREFLQIIDNEADRLIHLVNDVLELSRIEEAEKDFEMLPLDIHRACEAAIRSLNLMARDRGIELAYDQGDEVPMALINQESIERVVINLLNNGIKYTPEGGKITVRVENANNEVAVHVKDTGIGIPDDAMEHIFDRFYRVEKKVHTIKGTGLGLTIVKKIIEKHHGRITVASALGEGSTFSFYLPALPKSQETDDFSPEGVGKSEKHSQEPLQA comes from the coding sequence GTGAAAAAAGCCACCAAAACATTTACCCGACTGAGAGTGCTCTGGTCCAGAGTACCGGCCCAAAAGCAGATGCTTTATTTGGGACTCGGTTGTGTGGCGGCTCTTGTCACATTTACATCGTGGGTCTGGGTGACTCGCGCTCAAGCATCTATAAATGATTCGGTCAAATTGTTTGGTCAAGGCTTTGCCGAAGCTCTTGCTCGCGGTGGCGCTGAGGCGTTGAGCAATAGCGGCGACCTGGAGAGCTTGCGCTACTACATATTGAGTCAGAGAGGCAAAGTCAAAACGATTGCTTATATCGTCTTTGAGGACAATGCCGGCAATATCTTGCTAGATCCCAACTCAAAAAAAGACCTCAAGACAATCTATCCGGTCTACAAACTATATAAAGAAAACCCCGAAAACTTTGCCGTACCCGGTATCTATCCATCACCCGAAGGCTACCGCTCGGTCACAAATATTGTTGTGCGCATGCACAAAAACGGTCAGGACCTGGGTCTTTGCTGGGTTGGACTGTATAACGATGTGTTTACCATCCTGGGCACACAACAAGAGACAACCAACTTCCTTATAACGATCTTTTGTCTGGTAGGGGTTTTGGGCGCTCTGGGAGTATGGGCCAACTACACTTTGATTAACTCACCACTGCGCACACTATCGCAGGGAGCCAGTCAGATAGCCACTGGACACTTTGGTCACCAGATCAAAGTACAGCGCGCCGGCAAAGAGATAGACCAGCTGGTCAATGCCTTTAACTACATGTCGAGCCGCTTGCAGCTCTATGACAAACAAAACGTAGATAGTTTGATGGCCGAGCGTAACAAATTTATCTCTGAGCGCAACAAGCTAGAGCTAGTACTGATGTCTATTGCCGACGGCGTTATGGTGTGTGACCGAGATAACAAAGTACAGATAGTCAACCGTGCCGCCACCGAGATTTTTGACAAAGAAGCCAAAGACCTGCTCGGTAAGCCACTTGTAGTATGCACCGAAGGACCAGACCAGCCGCAAATCTGTCAGGTCGTCCAACAATTTACCGATATCAATGTATCGCCAGGCTCACTAGAGCCCATTGTGCAACAGATACAACTAAATGATCTGACCGTGCGCTTGCACACTGCCCCAATCTTCCTCAATAAAGAAGTGCTGGGCTCAGTAATGATCATGCAAGACATCACCAAACAAACCGAACTCGAAAAAATGAAAAACGAGTTTATGGCTAATGTCTCGCATGAATTGCGCACACCAATCACATCTATCAAGAGCTATGTAGATACTCTCGTCAATCATGGCGAAAAACTCGATCCAGATATACACCGCGAATTTTTGCAAATCATCGACAACGAAGCCGACCGTCTCATCCACCTGGTCAATGATGTGCTCGAGCTCAGTCGCATCGAAGAAGCTGAGAAAGACTTTGAGATGCTACCTCTGGATATACACCGCGCCTGTGAAGCAGCCATACGCTCGCTCAATCTCATGGCCCGTGACCGTGGCATCGAGCTCGCTTACGACCAGGGCGACGAAGTGCCAATGGCTCTTATCAATCAAGAGTCAATTGAACGTGTGGTAATAAACCTGCTCAACAATGGCATCAAATACACACCAGAGGGCGGCAAAATCACAGTACGGGTCGAGAACGCCAATAATGAAGTAGCTGTCCACGTCAAAGACACCGGTATCGGCATACCTGATGATGCCATGGAGCATATCTTTGACCGCTTTTATCGCGTCGAAAAGAAAGTGCATACGATCAAAGGCACCGGTCTTGGCTTAACAATCGTCAAAAAAATTATTGAAAAACACCACGGTCGCATTACGGTGGCCAGTGCTCTGGGTGAAGGCTCTACTTTTAGCTTCTATCTGCCAGCCCTGCCTAAATCCCAGGAGACCGACGACTTCTCTCCTGAGGGTGTCGGTAAGAGCGAGAAGCATTCACAAGAGCCTCTACAGGCTTAA
- a CDS encoding retroviral-like aspartic protease family protein: MRHLLVTSLLSSFLLTSLICAPMALAQGMNDGIKKFSAKDYDGAIKVFTSYVKTNPQSADAYYYLAASYHRQNRNADALKFYEYVSKNFPGSQAATYSQTSIKSMQAPGAGAADKPASTASKSSDDDDDIGPLIGPDEDRVPLHRGLGHHLMMNTVINGKNIEMAFDTGASATVLSLDAWKRLGNKVPTGKPVGFAQGVGGDVPMWQAPATVGLGKFSRKLTVGLTESMFGNGLIGQDFFNDLQYNLSGGSDYIHMFRRNASGASRSVPFNTIDVPFRLTNNEMLVTALVNGHPVEMVFDTGASSIVLDMSVAAMVMPAPQQARMAAFGGVGGSKPALVVNLESLKLGDLEKRNIEIIVGQIGTSLLGQPFFKDQRYVIDNDKKMIRFFR; this comes from the coding sequence ATGCGCCACTTATTAGTCACCAGTCTGTTGTCATCGTTCCTTTTAACCAGTCTTATCTGCGCTCCCATGGCTCTGGCTCAGGGGATGAACGACGGCATCAAAAAATTTAGCGCTAAAGACTATGACGGCGCTATTAAGGTCTTTACCAGCTACGTCAAGACCAATCCACAGAGTGCTGATGCGTATTATTATCTGGCTGCCAGTTATCATCGCCAAAATCGCAATGCCGATGCCCTCAAGTTCTATGAATACGTCAGCAAAAATTTTCCCGGATCGCAGGCTGCCACCTACTCTCAAACATCTATAAAGAGTATGCAGGCACCTGGCGCTGGAGCTGCTGACAAGCCCGCCAGCACTGCCAGTAAAAGTAGCGACGATGACGATGATATCGGACCGCTAATTGGTCCTGATGAAGATCGTGTGCCGCTGCATCGAGGACTAGGTCATCATCTGATGATGAATACTGTGATTAACGGAAAAAATATTGAGATGGCATTTGATACCGGGGCGTCTGCCACCGTATTGAGCCTGGATGCCTGGAAGAGACTTGGTAATAAGGTTCCTACTGGCAAACCGGTTGGTTTTGCTCAGGGAGTTGGCGGTGATGTGCCCATGTGGCAAGCACCTGCCACTGTAGGGCTGGGCAAGTTTTCGCGCAAGTTGACTGTCGGTTTGACTGAGTCCATGTTTGGTAATGGGCTAATTGGTCAGGACTTCTTCAATGACTTGCAATATAACCTGAGCGGCGGCAGCGATTATATTCATATGTTTAGACGCAATGCTAGCGGTGCTTCTCGTTCAGTGCCATTCAATACTATCGACGTACCGTTTCGCCTGACCAATAACGAAATGCTTGTTACTGCTTTGGTCAATGGTCATCCAGTTGAAATGGTGTTTGATACTGGGGCTTCCAGTATTGTTTTGGACATGAGTGTAGCCGCCATGGTGATGCCTGCTCCTCAGCAAGCACGCATGGCTGCTTTTGGTGGGGTTGGAGGTAGCAAGCCAGCACTTGTAGTCAATCTCGAATCTCTCAAACTCGGTGATTTAGAAAAACGCAACATTGAGATCATCGTCGGTCAAATCGGGACATCACTTCTTGGTCAGCCATTTTTTAAGGACCAGCGTTATGTCATCGATAATGACAAAAAGATGATTCGCTTCTTCCGCTAG
- a CDS encoding response regulator transcription factor — protein MTDKQIKLLVVDDHHIFRVGLQMALQQVPDFVLVGEAFDGAMALTKVQECDPDVVLIDIRMPILNGIEATRQIKSLYPQKRVLIFTSNDSTADVFAALSAGADGYITKDSTVDDLSLAIHSVAAGACWLDPQIAKMVLKSSVVKNADEISTSGTLSTSGANKQASDSNFNPNNNSYCLSRREYDVLDLLVQGNGNIEIAQKLSLSVETVKTHMTHIMSKLAVSDRTQAAVKALRENIIS, from the coding sequence TTGACTGACAAGCAAATAAAATTGCTGGTCGTAGATGATCATCATATCTTTAGAGTGGGCCTGCAAATGGCTCTCCAACAAGTGCCTGACTTTGTCCTGGTTGGAGAGGCTTTTGATGGAGCGATGGCTCTCACCAAAGTACAAGAATGCGATCCTGACGTTGTGTTGATAGACATCAGAATGCCGATTTTGAATGGTATCGAAGCGACAAGACAAATCAAATCTCTCTATCCGCAAAAGCGGGTTTTGATTTTTACCTCAAATGACAGCACTGCCGATGTCTTTGCCGCACTCTCTGCTGGCGCCGATGGCTACATCACAAAAGACAGTACAGTAGACGATCTCAGCCTGGCCATACACTCTGTAGCGGCAGGAGCCTGTTGGCTCGATCCACAGATTGCCAAAATGGTGCTCAAATCATCAGTAGTAAAAAACGCTGACGAGATCAGCACGAGTGGCACGCTGAGTACAAGTGGTGCCAACAAACAAGCAAGCGATTCCAATTTTAATCCCAATAACAACAGCTACTGTCTGTCTCGTCGCGAGTACGACGTGCTCGATTTGCTCGTACAGGGCAACGGCAATATCGAAATCGCTCAAAAGCTATCCTTGAGTGTCGAGACAGTTAAGACTCACATGACACACATCATGTCCAAGCTAGCAGTCTCAGATCGCACACAAGCGGCTGTTAAAGCGCTACGCGAAAATATCATCAGCTGA
- a CDS encoding RDD family protein encodes MQQPDYSISTPENVDLHLELAGIGNRLLAQLLDALVQLAVGLLVVIAALAAACIVFAMGLDSNAKNLAYSVIALVVILLLFFMQGAYFIILEGAWKGQTPGKKMAEIRVIEQNGQPIGWSASLFRNLLRYADNFLVVGMVVMLIDNKERRLGDLAAGTLVIRERKPDMTDSAIKINPRVANKPELAAMDVGLVSPVEYDLLADYLKRRKSLTKQSRPLVARQLSDHFQSKMQSPALEREDGKYEADEDYLEAIYSSYKARAAE; translated from the coding sequence ATGCAACAGCCAGATTATTCTATCTCTACCCCCGAAAATGTCGACTTACACCTGGAGTTGGCGGGTATTGGCAACAGACTCCTGGCGCAACTGCTAGATGCGCTGGTGCAACTGGCGGTCGGATTGCTCGTTGTCATAGCCGCTCTGGCGGCTGCCTGCATTGTATTTGCCATGGGGCTCGATAGCAATGCCAAAAACTTAGCTTACTCTGTAATTGCCCTAGTCGTCATACTTTTGCTCTTCTTTATGCAGGGAGCATACTTCATCATATTAGAAGGGGCCTGGAAAGGTCAGACTCCCGGCAAAAAGATGGCCGAAATCCGAGTCATTGAGCAAAACGGACAACCGATTGGCTGGTCCGCCTCGCTCTTTCGCAACCTGTTGCGCTACGCCGATAACTTCCTGGTGGTGGGCATGGTTGTCATGCTCATCGACAACAAAGAGAGACGCCTTGGCGATCTCGCCGCCGGCACTCTGGTCATTAGAGAGCGCAAGCCCGATATGACAGATAGCGCTATCAAGATAAACCCCCGCGTCGCCAACAAGCCAGAGCTAGCAGCAATGGACGTAGGTCTGGTCAGCCCGGTGGAGTACGACCTATTGGCTGATTATCTCAAGCGTCGCAAATCATTGACCAAACAGTCCCGCCCACTGGTGGCCAGACAACTCTCAGACCATTTCCAAAGCAAAATGCAGTCACCAGCTCTAGAGCGCGAAGACGGCAAGTACGAAGCCGACGAAGACTATCTGGAAGCCATCTATAGCAGCTATAAGGCAAGAGCCGCAGAATAA
- a CDS encoding serine hydrolase, giving the protein MAVQSFFIPLGPFQNQKAGAASLVPLAAPFNLSYELSDLRRQIETSCQVKKLSPGVFVVDPKTGAYVDFNGNNSFAAASMIKVPVLVALFSAIDRGDIDPNKVLTIRQDLVAGGSGYLQYRPVGTKLPLMQVAELMIIISDNTATNMIIDLLGGKQAVNKRFVSWGLKNTVINNWLADLTGTNRTSPYDLVYLLARVEKGELMSNPWRTKMRNIMYRTKTKTLLNQGLPPGAKLAHKTGDIGSMVGDTGVVTTADGRQYIVAVQVQRPHNDRRANELIRKLSGIIYTAYVSQPKPLDSETKDKLLNPRVITTPADAVNLIQNQNQNTEADAVPQAPVNN; this is encoded by the coding sequence ATGGCGGTGCAGAGCTTTTTTATTCCGCTAGGTCCCTTCCAAAACCAAAAAGCCGGAGCTGCTTCGCTTGTGCCTCTGGCAGCACCGTTTAATCTCTCCTATGAGCTGAGCGATTTGCGCCGCCAGATAGAGACATCATGTCAGGTCAAAAAACTCAGTCCTGGAGTATTTGTAGTTGACCCCAAGACTGGTGCCTACGTCGACTTTAACGGTAATAATAGTTTTGCTGCCGCCAGTATGATCAAGGTCCCCGTCCTTGTCGCACTCTTTAGCGCCATCGATCGCGGTGACATCGATCCCAACAAAGTCCTGACCATACGCCAAGATCTTGTCGCTGGAGGCTCAGGCTATCTACAGTACCGACCAGTCGGTACCAAGCTGCCTTTGATGCAAGTGGCAGAGCTGATGATTATCATCTCTGACAATACCGCCACCAATATGATTATCGACCTATTGGGTGGCAAGCAAGCGGTCAACAAACGCTTTGTCTCCTGGGGTCTCAAAAATACAGTTATAAACAACTGGCTGGCAGATCTGACCGGCACCAACCGTACCAGCCCTTACGACCTTGTCTATTTGCTTGCCAGAGTAGAAAAAGGCGAGTTGATGTCCAATCCCTGGCGCACCAAGATGCGCAACATCATGTACCGCACTAAGACCAAGACTCTACTCAATCAGGGCTTGCCTCCCGGTGCTAAGTTGGCGCACAAGACTGGTGACATCGGCTCTATGGTTGGTGACACCGGTGTAGTGACCACTGCTGACGGACGCCAGTACATTGTTGCTGTACAAGTGCAGAGACCTCATAACGATAGACGCGCCAATGAGCTTATCCGTAAATTGTCTGGCATCATCTACACTGCCTATGTCTCGCAGCCCAAGCCGCTTGATAGTGAGACTAAGGATAAATTACTCAATCCTAGAGTAATCACCACTCCTGCCGATGCAGTCAACTTGATTCAAAATCAAAATCAAAATACTGAGGCTGATGCTGTGCCTCAAGCGCCAGTCAACAACTAA
- the coaD gene encoding pantetheine-phosphate adenylyltransferase, which translates to MARAVYPGSFDPLTLGHLDIVRRAHALFDEVIMAVVGNPGKSPLLPMDIRKNLIEEVVKDLKGVKVDEFQGLTVDYARQSNTTVLIRGLRAISDFEAELGMAQANKQLFPELETIFLMTKAEYSFISSSTVKEIARLGGDVSQFVPHPVNDYLKEHFSRGTK; encoded by the coding sequence ATGGCTAGAGCAGTCTATCCCGGCTCATTCGACCCATTAACTCTGGGCCACCTCGATATAGTTCGTCGCGCTCACGCGCTCTTTGACGAAGTAATAATGGCGGTGGTCGGCAATCCAGGTAAATCACCTTTATTGCCAATGGATATAAGAAAGAACCTTATAGAAGAAGTCGTAAAAGACTTGAAAGGAGTGAAAGTAGACGAGTTTCAAGGTTTGACCGTTGATTATGCGCGTCAGAGCAATACCACTGTATTGATTCGGGGCCTGAGAGCGATTTCAGATTTCGAAGCCGAACTGGGGATGGCTCAGGCGAACAAGCAACTCTTTCCTGAACTAGAAACTATTTTTCTCATGACAAAAGCCGAGTATTCTTTTATCAGCTCCTCCACTGTAAAGGAAATCGCCCGTCTGGGCGGCGACGTTTCCCAATTCGTACCGCATCCGGTGAATGACTATTTGAAAGAGCATTTCAGCAGAGGCACCAAGTAG
- a CDS encoding sigma-70 family RNA polymerase sigma factor, producing MARKNHTASEVLLSDAPCVAVAAVVDPDYGAGANVAVLEGADTEVASAAEALSPYLEKEQDEIPAMGLSVLGGDASLIVRQHMPLVRQIARKYSQYAPDSFEDLAQVGSIGLLKAIRYYDPTRARSASFRTLATCYIRGEIRHYLRDHCSIVQVPRRLTEMNSQLSQLEEKLTRALDRTPTVQELAQHSGFSVPDILEAQQSWEVRIHYESLDGAGDEDERDDRRMLSDVVPDKRYQDLFAASEDRELLSQALKRLGERTKQIVEFVFFYDLSQKETAYVLGLSEMGVSRAVHSALKKLREIIAQDVRA from the coding sequence TTGGCTAGAAAAAATCACACCGCAAGTGAAGTTTTGTTGAGCGACGCACCATGCGTCGCCGTTGCTGCTGTAGTCGATCCTGACTACGGTGCAGGGGCGAATGTGGCAGTACTGGAGGGTGCTGACACCGAAGTTGCGTCTGCTGCGGAGGCTTTATCGCCTTACCTCGAAAAGGAGCAGGACGAAATACCCGCCATGGGTCTCAGTGTGCTTGGTGGTGATGCATCATTGATTGTGCGTCAGCATATGCCACTGGTCCGTCAAATTGCTCGCAAATACAGTCAGTATGCGCCTGATAGCTTTGAGGATCTGGCCCAGGTTGGCTCAATCGGGCTGCTCAAGGCAATCCGTTATTACGATCCCACCAGGGCTCGTTCGGCGAGCTTCCGCACTCTGGCTACCTGTTATATACGCGGCGAGATACGCCATTATCTGCGTGACCATTGCTCTATTGTGCAGGTGCCCAGGCGATTGACTGAGATGAATAGTCAGCTCAGCCAACTGGAAGAGAAGCTCACCAGAGCGCTCGACCGCACACCTACAGTGCAAGAACTGGCGCAGCACAGCGGCTTTAGCGTGCCGGACATACTCGAGGCTCAGCAGTCCTGGGAAGTGCGTATCCACTACGAGTCTCTGGATGGAGCTGGTGATGAGGATGAGCGCGATGACCGTCGCATGCTCTCTGATGTGGTGCCCGATAAGCGCTACCAGGATTTGTTTGCCGCATCTGAAGACCGCGAATTATTGAGTCAGGCGCTCAAGCGCTTGGGCGAGCGCACCAAGCAGATTGTCGAGTTTGTTTTCTTTTATGACCTGTCACAAAAGGAAACAGCATATGTACTTGGTCTATCTGAGATGGGTGTATCAAGAGCTGTACATAGCGCTCTCAAGAAGCTTCGCGAGATAATTGCTCAAGACGTCAGAGCCTGA